From Myxocyprinus asiaticus isolate MX2 ecotype Aquarium Trade chromosome 47, UBuf_Myxa_2, whole genome shotgun sequence:
aaataaataggctaaacaaAGGTTTAAATTCATCCTATTACATTCCAGGGTAAAGTTACAGCATTTTATCTGAAGAATATGCTGGATTGATCTGTCCTTCAGCCTCACTCTCTTCTTCCTCGTCCTCATCCTCCTCATCTTCGTCATCTTCTCCATCTCCCTGCGCTGCCCCTCGACCGGTTTTAGGACCCTTGCAGATTTTGAGGTGGCGTGTTAGATGGTATTTAGTGAGAAATGCCTTGTTGCACTTTTCACAGATGAAGTCCCGTTTCCCTTCGTGAGAGTTTAAGTGTTTTTTGAGATGGTCAGTCTTCAAGAACTGTTTGTCACACTTTGGGCAGGTTATCTGGCGGTCTCTGGAATAGGGAAATGATAAGCAAGAAAATgctaaacaacaaataaacaaaataacacgcaaagaaaaagaatatatatatatatatatatatatatatatatatgtgtgtgtgtactgtagatAAAGATATGCACAATAAAGTATTATGAAAGtattgtattaagaaagtaaatagggtccattttgatttcatgtgttgACTTAAAGCACATTGTAATTTAAAACGAGGCTTAATCTAGCATCTTTTCTTTAATTAAACATCATTTAACTATTCAATTAAATCTGCAtgtttttaactcacaaaaaaactgtacaaaataaaaaaaacaaagggaTTTGAATGAAACACGGccttacaatgaatgtgaatacaTGTGCTGTTTGAGGTCTTGTTTCCGAACAAACATCTTGTCACAATGGTCACACTTAATGTTCTTGGCACCTGTGTGTATAACCATATGAGATTCCACGTGTGCTTTCTGAGTAAAAGACTTCCCACATACTGTACATCTGAAGTTCTTCTgacctgcagaaaaaaaacacacataaatagTTCACAACAGTAACAATGACAGAATATTTCCATGGCCAATAAAACAGAGCTTATTGGATTAAATTCACAGACCACTTCTATATGGCATATAACACAAATCAAAGAGAAActataaataagaaaataaaaacgcTGGGACGATTGTATCATGAATGTTAGACTATGATGTTATCGGTTAATATATTTTCTGGCCTAAGTgacgtcagctgaaaaggaaaggtGTTGAgccaagttaaagggatagataacccaaaaatgaaatcacactcatgccatcccagatgtgtttgactgtttttcatctgcagaacacaaacaaagattttcagaaaaatatctcagctctgtaggtccatacaatgtaagtggccagaactttgaagctcaaaataagcacataaaggtagcataaaagtaatccatatgactccagtggttaaatctctatcttcagaagcaataagataggtgtgagtgagaaacaaatcaatatttaagtcctttttacaataaatctccacttatactttcacttccatattattcttcttttgttttttggcggtcgccacctactggtcagggctggtcaaaggtggagatttatattaaaaaaggaaatattgatctttttctcacccacacctatcatattgcttcagaagacatggattaaaccactggagtcatatgaattacttttatgctgcctttatgtgctttttggagctttaaagttctggccaccactcgcttgcattaaatggaccaacagagctgaaattttctttcatgtgttcagcagaagaaagaaagtcatacacatctgggatggcatgagggggagtaaatgatgaatgaatgtgcatttttgagtgaactattctatccctttaatatattttgataaaagattaagtAGAAAAACATTTTGTCccctttggaataacataaatcaTCTTCAATAATACCAAGAACTTACAGCATATTAAGAAAGTAGTAAggtccattttaatttcatgttgactttaaatactATTAAGCAACTGGTCCAGTCCTTTAAAAATGCTTCATATGCAAACAATGGTTATCTATGACACTCATTTACCTGTGTGAATTCTCAGGTGCTTTCTTAGATTGCTGGGATCACTAAACGCTTTGCTGCAGTAGCTGCACTTGTGTGGTCTCATGCCCATGTGGCCCATGAAATGCACATTTAGCTTAGTGGACGTGGTGAACGCCCTTGTGCACATGCTGCATTTAAACTTCCTCTCCCGACCGTGAGTGTGCCCATTGCTGCTCGAATGTTCATTCACATCTAAGTGGCACTGCCATTGTGGAGAGGAGGTGGATCTGGATGGCTCATTGCTCATCTTGTCCTGTGACTGGGATTGTCTATGGGCGGAGTGAGAAGGGTGGTCTTGGGTGGGGCTATGCCTTTGGGTGTGGCTGGTGAGGTGAGATTTAAACTCTGTGAAAGAGGCACAGTCTTTTCCACAGTCACAGATCTGGCCCTCTGGCACTCTGGGTACACCTGGAGAGATAGTGGCAGCAGATATTCAACTCAATTCCAACTCTGAAAATTTCTGGGTTTGAAATGGTTAAAGGGGGTCCATCATCATACCTAGTTGTCTGCTGTATTCCCTACTGTAATAGAACAACAGCTCCTGATCAGGTAGAATCTCTCTGGATGTGCAGAAATAAAGCTTTCCTTTGTCAATATATGCCACCAGATTCTGCTCCTCTGTAGTCCTGCAAATTGATTAGATTTTTAGTACCTGATGCTTTTTATAAAAAGCATGACATATTTACTAGTCAAACATTTTCTGATTTAATTGAGAATACCAGGGAAAAATAAGCATGGTTGTATTACCTTGCTTTCTGTACAAACATCATCCAGTTGCACTCATGCTCATCTGTCGTCACGATGCAGAACTCTTGGATATCATTGTGGAACATCTACATTAAATTAAGGAAACAGCGACCTATTAAAGCCATTCTAAGGATTACAACACAACATGTGTCAGCGTAATGGTGAATAAACTGTGTGTTAAATTACTCTATTTATCTGAGATATCTTTAAATATCAGAATGTATGAAATCTGTATGGTCAAActtaaaggggatagttcacccaaaaatgaaactatttcttaatttaccctcatgtctttccaaactattataacttagtcCTAAACCACTAGAGTTTCTCTCATAGCGCTCTTGAACACGTAATGGACGTCgagatttttactgaaaattaCTTCAggttcaggttgtttctcaccaaaaagacttcagtatgccttcagaagacttgaaatatgatgcagtagtcacatggactatttttatgatacttctgggtcctttttaaagtgaggcactatccactatcacccttttatctttattttattttttctgtacaagaaagaaagtcatacgggtttggaaagtaaattataaaataatttttaaatttgggtgaactattcctttaaatatgaagtgtgtaatttccgcACTAGTAGTGcaaccaaacaaaattgcaaaaataaacattgttttcaaaattgCCTTCCCAATACGCCCCTGTCTgacattgatcaaacaaacagatagtcccgcccccaactcacccCATTGGctaagtcagtgttgttgtgtctcaTGAGACAGGTCGCTCAaagcaaacagaggaattttcacaGCAGCAGAGTTTagagttttcaagaaaattaacctatgaatgccTTGCTTATAGTTATCGCTGCATattggaataggagaaagtattttaacgctGAAAAATttacacacttaagctttaaatCTGGACATGTGACAATAACCTTCCATATCTGAGGGGTGTCCTTGTCAGGCCAGTCTGTAAGTTCTACACTGCTACAGTGCTGTCCAACCATAGGCCCAAAGCAGGTCCGGGAGGTTATGGTCTCTCTAGCAAACACACCTACCGAGAAAAAATTTGTTAAGTAGTGTTCATATACTGAAGGCATTTCACCAGCTGACTAATgaagccactggagtcatatagattccAGTGGTACAGTAGGCTACACTTACCAATAGGCTCATCAGCTACAGAAATACGGAGGCACAGAGGGCGGGGCAATGAGAGGCGGGCTCTGCTCTGAATGGGCGTGTCTGGTATGAATGTAACAGGCCCGTGCTCAGGGCAGTCGGAGGGATATGACCGCTCACACAAAGTGCACCCTTGAAGGCAATAAAATCCATGAAACTGGACCAAAATACATTACATTGATGGGAGTCACAAAACATGTAATTG
This genomic window contains:
- the LOC127436911 gene encoding PR domain zinc finger protein 4-like, with product MNDMNLSPVGMEQLSVTPVSASHLCLPTSPTHNPIATPGMPVTIPSLGPSLGPLPSALSLMLPMGPLADRGVMCGLPERNYTLPPPPYPHLESSYFRHILPGILSYLADRPPPQYIHPSSLNIDGTLSVSNNNPSGLDPYSGPGGPLEQDLVSLDSRQVGGQPDLHQGGSQEVQLDTTGLTMESRVSSPMSPDGMEEDLATMEGVVVAETQQQLGTRPQPHEGLADMDSSGGVMPLHGAGLELPVVMEQEHMGGRVGTNTTGAGGPGTLGEALHSTGEMNSGVVSVVLTGAMPPQAQLEPVTIHGPSGMGLEPVNVSSITAEVSLGPDNSLVLVNSTLQLENSTTNKENMATAFNTWCTLCERSYPSDCPEHGPVTFIPDTPIQSRARLSLPRPLCLRISVADEPIGVFARETITSRTCFGPMVGQHCSSVELTDWPDKDTPQIWKMFHNDIQEFCIVTTDEHECNWMMFVQKARTTEEQNLVAYIDKGKLYFCTSREILPDQELLFYYSREYSRQLGVPRVPEGQICDCGKDCASFTEFKSHLTSHTQRHSPTQDHPSHSAHRQSQSQDKMSNEPSRSTSSPQWQCHLDVNEHSSSNGHTHGRERKFKCSMCTRAFTTSTKLNVHFMGHMGMRPHKCSYCSKAFSDPSNLRKHLRIHTGQKNFRCTVCGKSFTQKAHVESHMVIHTGAKNIKCDHCDKMFVRKQDLKQHMYSHSLDRQITCPKCDKQFLKTDHLKKHLNSHEGKRDFICEKCNKAFLTKYHLTRHLKICKGPKTGRGAAQGDGEDDEDEEDEDEEEESEAEGQINPAYSSDKML